A section of the Candidatus Methylomirabilis limnetica genome encodes:
- a CDS encoding THUMP domain-containing class I SAM-dependent RNA methyltransferase: MSSSSHSRYSARDSKAQPAWAPLRGAATGEECFFATCPRGLEAGLAVELEKLGAKSARATDGGVAFEGRLDLVYTINLWSRLASRVLWQVGVGRYRDQQDIYDAALRLRWPQWFAVANTIRVHVTASRSPLTSLDFITLKIKDAVCDRFRTAVGERTSVDTAAPDVRIHAFLTADTCTFYLDTSGEALFKRGYRQDALEAPLRENLAAGLLKLAGWNAALPLVDPFCGSGTILIEAAMMACDMAPGFSRVFGFRRLAWFNAEAWQAAQEDAARRGEAGRAAAVLQLYGSDISPPAITAARVNVAGLGLGALIELRLADALTATAPTAEGLIITNPPYGVRLGTDEDLPALYAAFADTLKRNFPGWRAYVLCGELALMKAIRLAPSRKIPLYNGTLECRLVEYRLVAGSNRK; encoded by the coding sequence TTGTCGTCCTCAAGCCATTCTAGGTATTCAGCCCGGGATTCGAAGGCGCAACCCGCGTGGGCGCCGCTACGCGGGGCCGCCACCGGCGAAGAGTGCTTTTTTGCCACCTGCCCGCGCGGACTGGAAGCAGGGCTTGCGGTGGAACTGGAGAAACTGGGCGCGAAGAGTGCGCGCGCCACCGACGGCGGCGTCGCGTTCGAAGGCAGGCTCGACCTGGTGTACACGATCAACCTGTGGAGCAGGCTTGCCAGTCGCGTGCTCTGGCAAGTGGGAGTCGGCCGCTATCGCGACCAGCAGGATATCTACGATGCGGCATTGCGCTTGCGGTGGCCGCAGTGGTTCGCGGTCGCCAACACCATCCGCGTCCATGTCACCGCGAGCCGGTCGCCGTTGACCAGCCTGGACTTCATCACGCTGAAAATCAAGGACGCCGTCTGCGATCGCTTCCGGACTGCGGTTGGCGAGCGGACGAGTGTCGATACGGCGGCCCCGGATGTGCGCATCCATGCTTTCCTCACCGCCGATACGTGCACGTTTTATCTCGACACGTCCGGCGAGGCGCTGTTCAAGCGCGGCTATCGCCAGGACGCATTGGAAGCCCCTCTTCGCGAAAACCTGGCTGCGGGATTGCTCAAGCTCGCCGGATGGAACGCTGCGCTGCCCCTAGTCGACCCGTTTTGCGGCAGCGGCACGATCCTGATCGAAGCCGCGATGATGGCCTGCGACATGGCGCCGGGATTCAGCCGCGTGTTCGGGTTCCGGCGCCTGGCATGGTTCAACGCCGAAGCGTGGCAGGCGGCGCAGGAAGACGCCGCCCGCAGGGGTGAGGCGGGCCGCGCGGCGGCGGTCCTGCAACTGTACGGATCGGACATCTCGCCGCCGGCTATCACCGCCGCACGGGTCAATGTCGCCGGGCTGGGATTGGGCGCCTTGATCGAATTGCGCCTGGCCGACGCGCTCACCGCAACGGCGCCGACCGCGGAAGGTCTGATCATCACGAATCCGCCGTATGGCGTGCGGCTGGGCACGGACGAAGACCTGCCGGCGTTATATGCGGCGTTCGCTGACACGCTCAAGCGCAATTTTCCGGGATGGCGGGCGTACGTGCTGTGCGGCGAATTGGCGCTGATGAAGGCGATCCGTCTCGCGCCCTCGCGCAAGATTCCGCTCTATAACGGCACGCTGGAATGCCGCCTGGTCGAATACCGGCTGGTCGCTGGATCAAATCGCAAGTAA
- a CDS encoding TrmH family RNA methyltransferase → MLTTMERKELIALQGKKERQRRGLFLVEGVKLVEELLQSRWEVERIFAVETWSPGRKTRAPVVRIGDNELERVSAMEAPNQVLAVVRIPKAAPAPPPEGLVLALAGLRDPGNMGTVLRIADWFGVSRVICSLDCAERFNPKVVQASMGSIFRVPVHRQDLAGYLGDCAKHVEIVAACAAGGENLFVLTPREPAVVILGSEGQGIPDALMSHVRCRMTIPRAGHAESLNVAAAAAVVCAEWKRAALSRM, encoded by the coding sequence ATGCTTACGACCATGGAGCGCAAAGAACTGATAGCACTGCAGGGTAAGAAGGAGCGCCAGAGGCGCGGGCTATTTCTCGTGGAGGGCGTAAAGCTCGTGGAAGAGCTGCTTCAGTCGAGATGGGAAGTGGAACGTATCTTTGCCGTTGAGACGTGGAGCCCGGGACGAAAGACGCGCGCGCCAGTGGTGCGCATCGGGGACAATGAGCTGGAGCGAGTGTCGGCCATGGAGGCACCAAACCAGGTTCTTGCTGTCGTGCGCATTCCGAAAGCTGCTCCAGCACCGCCACCGGAAGGACTGGTTCTAGCGCTGGCAGGACTCCGCGATCCCGGCAACATGGGGACCGTCCTCCGGATCGCAGACTGGTTTGGCGTGTCACGAGTTATCTGCTCACTGGACTGTGCCGAGCGTTTCAATCCAAAGGTTGTCCAGGCAAGCATGGGTTCCATCTTCCGGGTACCTGTGCACCGGCAAGACCTTGCCGGATACCTTGGCGATTGCGCAAAGCACGTTGAGATCGTCGCCGCCTGCGCGGCTGGCGGTGAGAACCTGTTCGTCTTGACGCCGCGTGAGCCTGCCGTGGTGATTCTTGGCAGCGAAGGTCAAGGCATACCTGACGCCCTGATGTCGCATGTGCGCTGCCGCATGACCATCCCGCGCGCAGGTCATGCGGAGTCGCTCAACGTCGCGGCCGCAGCCGCAGTAGTCTGCGCGGAGTGGAAGCGCGCGGCGCTATCACGCATGTAG
- a CDS encoding HNH endonuclease, whose product MNPHYTQVALRAGHRCEYCHAPEAVFNLPLEVEHIVPVSRGGDDTAANWALACRACNLYKATHVSGNDPESHVVVRLFHPREDQWEDHFRIAAESGEIEGLTPSGRTTVVRLGMNSTAQVAARQQWMRLGLFP is encoded by the coding sequence ATGAACCCGCACTATACGCAGGTGGCGCTCCGGGCTGGCCATCGGTGTGAGTATTGCCACGCGCCGGAAGCCGTCTTCAACCTGCCGCTAGAAGTCGAACATATTGTGCCAGTCTCCCGGGGCGGCGACGATACTGCCGCGAATTGGGCGCTGGCCTGCCGCGCCTGCAATCTTTATAAGGCCACGCACGTCAGCGGCAATGATCCCGAGAGCCATGTGGTTGTCCGTCTGTTCCACCCGCGGGAGGACCAGTGGGAGGACCATTTCCGCATCGCTGCCGAGAGCGGAGAGATCGAAGGGCTCACCCCGAGCGGTAGGACAACAGTGGTGCGCTTGGGGATGAACAGCACGGCCCAGGTCGCGGCCCGGCAGCAGTGGATGCGCCTCGGCCTTTTTCCCTAG
- a CDS encoding HEPN domain-containing protein: MEALHEAEELTPFAITARYPGEDQAVTEEEARHAIEIAALVRHTVRTALAQEGMTLAWDTE; this comes from the coding sequence GTGGAAGCCCTCCATGAAGCAGAAGAACTCACCCCATTTGCGATCACGGCGCGCTATCCCGGTGAAGACCAGGCAGTAACCGAAGAGGAGGCACGCCATGCGATCGAGATCGCTGCACTCGTGCGGCACACCGTACGAACAGCGCTAGCGCAGGAAGGCATGACCCTGGCTTGGGATACCGAATAG
- a CDS encoding nucleotidyltransferase domain-containing protein, which yields MISEQVLNQARDRLVAQFKPHRVILFGSQARGTADERSDVDLLVVCPLTGSRRSLMVAMDRALAGLGFARDVVVITPEEFERDRDIPGTVARPASLEGKVLYERPR from the coding sequence ATGATTAGCGAGCAAGTATTAAATCAAGCCAGGGATCGTCTGGTCGCTCAATTTAAACCACACCGCGTGATTCTATTTGGCTCGCAAGCGCGGGGAACGGCTGATGAGCGAAGCGACGTCGATCTCCTGGTGGTATGCCCGCTGACAGGCAGTCGCCGGTCACTGATGGTAGCGATGGATCGGGCGCTCGCCGGTTTGGGGTTTGCGCGGGACGTAGTGGTCATCACCCCTGAGGAGTTCGAGCGCGACCGTGATATTCCTGGCACCGTAGCTCGCCCGGCCTCCCTGGAAGGGAAGGTGCTTTATGAGCGTCCCCGATGA
- the leuC gene encoding 3-isopropylmalate dehydratase large subunit produces the protein MAETLLDKIWRAHTVRTLPSGQTQLFVGLHLLHEVTSPQAFQMVREAGLTVRYPERTFATIDHIVPTASQLRPFADPMAEEMTVHLTRNCKEFGIPFFDLDSSRQGIVHVIGPELGLTQPGMTIACGDSHTSTHGALGALAFGIGTSQVRDILATQCIAMTKPKIRQIRIEGRLTRGVYAKDVILAIIRKLGVKGGVGYAYEYAGSAIEVMSMEERLTICNMSIEGGGRVGYVNPDATTFEYLRGRPFAPHGEAFDRAVAWWRGTASDPDATFDDVVLLHGPSIEPMLTWGINPGQSIGVSEQIPHPNDAPDVDRAAWAEALTFMDLESGQPIVGTPIDVAFIGSCTNGRLSDLRVAAEVVRGRKVAGGIRALVVPGSQAVAMAAEAEGLHEIFLAAGFAWRKAGCSLCLGMNEDKLIGRELCAASSNRNFKGRMGSPTGRTLLMSPAMVAAAAIQGKISDVREMLP, from the coding sequence ATGGCAGAGACACTCCTAGACAAGATCTGGCGCGCTCACACTGTTCGGACGCTTCCCTCGGGACAGACGCAGCTTTTCGTCGGCCTGCACCTGCTCCACGAGGTGACCAGCCCTCAGGCCTTCCAGATGGTACGCGAGGCCGGGCTCACGGTCCGCTACCCCGAGCGGACCTTTGCGACCATCGACCACATCGTTCCTACCGCCTCTCAACTCCGTCCCTTCGCCGACCCGATGGCTGAGGAGATGACCGTCCACCTGACCCGAAACTGCAAGGAGTTCGGCATCCCATTCTTTGATCTGGACAGCAGCCGGCAGGGGATCGTCCATGTTATCGGGCCGGAGCTTGGGCTGACCCAGCCGGGCATGACCATCGCCTGTGGCGACAGCCACACCTCCACCCACGGGGCGCTGGGGGCGCTGGCGTTCGGTATCGGCACCAGCCAGGTGCGGGATATCCTGGCGACCCAATGCATAGCGATGACCAAACCTAAGATTCGGCAGATCCGGATAGAAGGTAGGCTGACGCGTGGGGTCTACGCCAAGGATGTGATCCTGGCAATCATTCGCAAGCTGGGCGTGAAAGGCGGGGTAGGTTACGCCTATGAGTACGCGGGATCGGCAATTGAAGTGATGTCGATGGAAGAGCGTCTAACTATCTGTAATATGAGCATCGAGGGCGGGGGGCGCGTCGGCTATGTGAACCCCGACGCAACCACCTTCGAGTACCTCAGGGGACGCCCCTTCGCGCCACACGGCGAGGCCTTTGACCGGGCCGTGGCCTGGTGGAGGGGCACAGCGTCGGACCCAGACGCCACCTTCGACGATGTCGTGCTCCTCCATGGCCCCTCGATCGAGCCCATGCTCACCTGGGGCATCAACCCTGGGCAATCGATAGGGGTGAGCGAGCAGATCCCGCATCCAAACGACGCGCCCGATGTGGACAGAGCCGCCTGGGCCGAGGCGCTGACCTTCATGGATCTTGAGTCCGGCCAGCCGATCGTCGGGACGCCGATCGATGTCGCCTTCATCGGCTCCTGCACCAACGGGCGCCTCTCTGACTTGCGGGTTGCGGCCGAGGTTGTCCGGGGGCGAAAGGTGGCGGGGGGGATCAGGGCCCTCGTCGTTCCAGGGTCTCAGGCGGTGGCCATGGCAGCCGAGGCCGAGGGGCTCCACGAGATCTTTCTGGCGGCCGGGTTTGCGTGGCGAAAGGCGGGCTGTTCGCTCTGTCTCGGGATGAATGAGGATAAGCTGATAGGCCGGGAGCTTTGCGCCGCTTCCAGTAACCGGAACTTCAAGGGGCGCATGGGGAGCCCCACGGGGCGGACGCTCCTTATGAGCCCGGCTATGGTGGCCGCGGCAGCCATTCAAGGGAAGATCTCGGACGTGCGGGAGATGCTGCCGTGA
- a CDS encoding 3-isopropylmalate dehydratase small subunit, with the protein MRQDDLRRRIAGRAIPLPGNDIDTDRIIPARFLKCITFEGLEAHVFEDDRRQMPDHPFNQARYQGATILVVGQNFGCGSSREHAPEALRRWGIRGIVGESFAEIFFGNCTAIGLPCLTLDAEGVAWLGGVVSRRPEQEVLLDVEDRLVRLDERIFPTMIPDGVRNQLLTGTWNAMGVLLEARDEIDRVARSLPYVNGY; encoded by the coding sequence GTGAGACAGGACGACCTTCGACGCCGGATCGCCGGTCGCGCGATACCGCTGCCCGGCAATGATATCGACACCGACCGGATCATCCCGGCCCGCTTTCTGAAATGCATTACCTTCGAGGGACTTGAGGCGCACGTCTTCGAGGACGACCGCCGGCAGATGCCGGACCACCCGTTCAACCAGGCTCGCTACCAGGGGGCGACGATCCTGGTTGTCGGCCAAAACTTCGGCTGCGGCTCCTCGCGGGAGCATGCGCCGGAGGCGCTCAGGCGCTGGGGGATTCGCGGCATCGTGGGTGAGTCGTTCGCCGAGATCTTCTTCGGCAATTGCACGGCGATAGGACTCCCGTGTCTGACGCTGGATGCCGAAGGCGTCGCCTGGTTAGGAGGGGTCGTGTCGCGACGCCCGGAGCAGGAGGTCTTGCTGGATGTCGAGGACCGACTGGTGCGCCTTGATGAGCGGATATTCCCTACCATGATTCCAGATGGGGTACGGAATCAACTCTTGACGGGCACCTGGAACGCGATGGGCGTCCTGCTGGAGGCTAGAGACGAGATCGACCGGGTCGCCAGGAGCCTTCCTTACGTCAACGGCTATTGA
- the pcaD gene encoding 3-oxoadipate enol-lactonase, with the protein MKLTANGIDIHYTIEGEGPVVTMSHALGCNLSMWDEQAQALSGRYRVLRYDTRGHGGSSAPPGPYSLEQMADDLHGLLTGLGITQTHFVGISMGGMIGQTFALKYPMLLQGLILCSTTSRYPAAMRSTWVERIRTVEAKGMEPTVEPALQRWFTPSFRERRPDVMERVRVMLRSTPPHGCIGCCYAIPTIDLTDRLGEVRCPALVIAGEDDPGTPVAMAQEIHVALHSSELAILRSASHLGNLEQPEAFNRILLGFLDKATE; encoded by the coding sequence ATGAAGCTCACGGCCAACGGTATCGACATCCACTATACGATTGAGGGAGAGGGCCCGGTGGTGACCATGAGCCACGCCCTCGGGTGCAACCTCTCGATGTGGGATGAGCAGGCTCAGGCACTCAGTGGGCGCTACCGGGTACTCAGGTATGATACGCGAGGGCATGGCGGTAGCAGTGCGCCGCCCGGCCCCTATAGCCTAGAACAGATGGCTGACGACCTGCACGGGCTGCTCACCGGCCTTGGTATCACGCAAACACACTTCGTGGGAATCTCGATGGGCGGGATGATCGGTCAGACCTTCGCGCTGAAGTACCCGATGCTACTCCAAGGCCTGATCCTCTGCTCCACCACTAGCCGCTACCCGGCGGCCATGCGATCTACCTGGGTGGAGCGGATCCGCACTGTAGAAGCGAAAGGGATGGAGCCGACGGTTGAGCCTGCACTTCAACGCTGGTTTACCCCGTCTTTCCGGGAACGCCGGCCAGATGTGATGGAGCGCGTAAGGGTCATGCTGCGGAGCACGCCTCCGCACGGGTGTATCGGCTGCTGCTACGCGATCCCGACGATAGACCTCACCGATCGTCTCGGTGAGGTTCGCTGTCCGGCCCTCGTCATCGCAGGTGAAGACGATCCAGGGACTCCGGTTGCAATGGCGCAGGAGATCCACGTAGCCCTCCACTCCTCCGAGCTCGCCATCCTGCGCTCCGCTTCGCACCTGGGCAACCTGGAACAGCCGGAAGCGTTCAACCGTATCCTACTCGGCTTCCTTGATAAGGCGACTGAGTAA